One Plasmodium cynomolgi strain B DNA, chromosome 12, whole genome shotgun sequence genomic region harbors:
- a CDS encoding hypothetical protein (putative), which translates to GKKEEERKKKKSESKKGKKENDIKLAVKIALQVLLKNQPFPVKREDLFSVINIFVPNCNNNVKKKKAILKLLQKKVKNILALNLLTLNSKTRIEYALTQCITYRKHNDFLLSNMDHHIRGFLIFLIPFFHVFHNKIPLNYLLYELNNVGHKLLKTKEEMVKILSSPNVISTIANQIVMTKELVDPLDYLIYAKKLSYIDFSSDHQYDETSLDGFYCIPTARFESEVNMKQYISDLLSVPNKTFQLKDVYVLFEEKYFLDINYDNL; encoded by the coding sequence gggaaaaaagaagaagaaaggaaaaaaaaaaaaagcgaatcgaaaaaaggaaaaaaagaaaatgacataaaattAGCAGTTAAAATTGCACTGCAGGTATTGCTAAAAAATCAGCCCTTTCCAGTGAAGAGAGAAGATTTATTTTCGgtcattaatatttttgtaccaAACTGTAACAAtaatgtcaaaaaaaaaaaagctatttTGAAGTTATTACaaaagaaggtaaaaaatattttggcgTTAAATTTGCTAACGCTGAATTCGAAAACGAGGATTGAATATGCATTAACGCAATGTATTACATACAGAAAGCATAACGATTTTTTGTTGTCCAATATGGATCATCATATAAGGGGGTTCCTTATTTTCctcattccatttttccacgtgtttcataataaaattccCTTGAATTATTTACTGTACGAGTTAAATAATGTTGGAcataaattgttaaaaacaaaagaagaaatggtgaaaattttgagcTCCCCAAATGTTATTTCCACCATTGCTAACCAGATTGTAATGACGAAGGAGCTGGTTGACCCTTTGGACTATTTAATATAtgccaaaaaattgtcctATATCGATTTCAGCAGTGACCATCAGTACGATGAGACCTCCTTAGATGGGTTTTACTGCATACCCACTGCTCGGTTTGAAAGCGAAGTTAACATGAAGCAGTATATATCAGATCTGCTGAGTGTCCCCAATAAAACGTTTCAGCTCAAGGATGTGTATGTCCTATTTGAGGAGAAGTACTTCTTGGACATTAACTACGACAATTTGTGA
- a CDS encoding 3'-5' exonuclease domain containing protein (putative): protein MEHCSKRIEELVRGKGGEVELLNDENDYLIKQLLKNVIEIVKLTNRLSTNCLYESRVDDMSNDEQVKKIQRDLLKTVHDLLLYSSNEKTKSSITWELNGDYLTLANNYHIISNTLDEIFTRSKDCFRFFHVKDKEASMLACKSSKLEENFLPEFASSPREYGPHRGAGKSADSDSEEEKDDNAEGRTNTDRNPNDTKSKEPNLHERTGDDEERVNTFQLIFQSNILHVQSESEESSTEKGNEKKTKKEMNKNSKKRRPSKRKVKSEENPQMIDSLSPFRNRSRKIQFAWLHLINNYVTFFIPRLTVKHNRLAELERGFVEGVKCLQSYIQKKRKVLRYRELFKGNNLKNISCGDILEEIFEEDDMGDAAEGTMVVVKAPHSCSSSEDSSEELTVTPEWLTSPPDEYFFWKMLKRLDKDINKYGPQFSNLGHPYNYEINDMINRYHEWDESVSPFVKVTPELQKPVQLSEKECKIISNEGELVEMVHTIKEKCSKMSLSLVVNYKNTYRGFTSLILVGTEECDYIIDTLHMFEQMHELNEVTTDPNILKILYKSKNITPVMQKDFSIYFVNIIDISICSDFLSVRNSLPYLVHNYFHVSVNSAGHGLNALTRPLSPDMVHNLRTPFHYLYYLFEYVKTDLYFNYIFAHYRRAGHAQGGGEGEMGSVGAMGAVGAVDPMDAMGSVDPMDAMDAVDAMDTLQRMLDQDGPPPSNVYVHFENIKFEDTSEEEQKYGEEIIRKVFRESNKMCLLEYKVKDVCDVEKTKEKIKTIIKTSYYNSTSCDNLIENILVWREKLAKRNDESPDSIINIHTIISIILNMPTSISSLKNNIIPMSNHMSENLETLFEIIIKSNMKKKTNPQFYRNFIQNEKSNICDCTSEQELNSVQRPFPREAQRGVGGDDVDGTDETNGILIVPPRMHFQSISEGAQREVHPPDDEEDAAEDGGGDGVGDDVGDGVVNDVGNDVGDDPCCAPRSRCDGRDNEQEAREEGGTPTVSAPDQTFTLERTFFGNDESDEEASKKHKTLGSKNGKYENYALLSSLLSYVKEKNQEMCKTSEHPEKEKNVKTEKEGAQMQKQRTIYKSAKRQLPHDVANNSSGQKKIKQTQHQSYNQQYNIKNRKGLYSKNILSEMNKKWNV from the coding sequence ATGGAGCACTGCAGTAAGCGGATTGAAGAGCTGGTGAGGGGAAAAGGTGGGGAGGTCGAACTGCTCAACGACGAAAACGACTACTTAATAAAGCAGttactaaaaaatgttatcGAAATTGTGAAACTAACAAACAGACTCTCCACAAATTGTCTCTACGAGAGCAGAGTAGATGACATGTCCAACGATGAGcaggttaaaaaaatccaaagGGATTTACTAAAAACGGTGCATGACTTGTTACTATACAGCTctaatgaaaaaacaaaaagttcGATTACGTGGGAGCTGAACGGTGACTACTTAACCCTAGCTAATAATTATCATATCATATCGAATACGCTGGATGAAATCTTCACCAGATCGAAGGACTGTTTTCGATTCTTTCATGTTAAAGATAAGGAGGCTTCAATGTTGGCATGTAAAAGTAGCAAACTTGAGGAGAATTTCCTCCCCgagtttgcttcttccccaagGGAGTATGGACCCCACAGGGGGGCAGGCAAATCAGCAGATAGTGATtcagaggaggaaaaggatgaTAATGCAGAGGGGAGAACCAACACAGATAGGAACCCTAACGATACGAAGAGTAAGGAACCCAATTTGCATGAACGAACTGGTGATGATGAAGAAAGAGTTAATACCTTTCAGCTAATTTTCCAATCGAATATCTTGCACGTGCAGAGCGAATCGGAGGAGAGTTCCACAGAGaagggaaatgaaaaaaaaacaaaaaaggaaatgaacaaaaatagtaaaaaaaggaggccaTCAAAGAGGAAGGTAAAGAGTGAAGAGAATCCCCAAATGATAGATAGTCTCTCCCCATTTAGGAATAGATCGAGAAAAATACAGTTTGCCTGGTTACACCTGATTAACAATTATGTTACCTTCTTCATCCCCCGTCTAACTGTGAAACATAACAGACTTGCTGAGCTGGAGAGAGGCTTTGTGGAAGGGGTCAAGTGCCTACAAAGCTACatccaaaaaaagaggaaggtTCTTCGATACAGGGAACTTTTTAAAGGCAATAATCTGAAGAATATAAGTTGTGGGGATATTCTCGAAGAAATATTTGAAGAGGATGATATGGGAGACGCAGCGGAGGGAACGATGGTAGTGGTGAAGGCACCCCACTCGTGCAGCAGTTCGGAGGACTCCTCGGAAGAGCTTACTGTCACCCCGGAATGGCTTACTTCCCCCCCGgatgagtattttttttggaagatgCTAAAAAGGCTAGATAAGGACATAAACAAGTATGGTCCCCAATTTAGCAACCTGGGCCATCCGTACAATTACGAAATAAATGACATGATTAATCGGTATCACGAATGGGATGAAAGTGTATCCCCCTTCGTGAAGGTAACCCCAGAACTGCAGAAACCGGTGCAGTTAAGTGAGAAGGAGTGCAAAATTATTAGCAATGAAGGCGAACTGGTAGAAATGGTTCATACTATTAAAGAAAAGTGTTCTAAAATGTCTCTCTCCCTTGTGGTGAATTATAAGAATACCTACCGAGGTTTCACTTCCCTAATTCTAGTGGGAACAGAAGAGTGTGATTACATCATTGATACACTGCACATGTTCGAGCAGATGCATGAACTGAACGAGGTTACTACAGATCCGAATATcctcaaaattttgtacaagtCGAAAAATATCACACCAGTAATGCAGAAGGATTTCTCGATCTACTTTGTTAACATTATCGACATTTCGATTTGTTCGGATTTTCTTAGCGTGAGAAATTCCTTGCCATATCTGGTGCACAATTACTTCCACGTCAGTGTCAATTCTGCTGGTCATGGATTAAATGCTCTCACAAGACCGTTGTCTCCTGACATGGTTCATAATTTGAGGACGCCTTTCCACTATCTGTACTACCTTTTCGAGTACGTCAAAACGGATTTGTATTTCAACTACATATTTGCGCACTACCGGCGGGCGGGCCACGCGCAGGGGGGAGGCGAAGGTGAGATGGGCTCGGTGGGTGCGATGGGCGCGGTGGGCGCGGTGGACCCGATGGATGCGATGGGCTCGGTGGACCCGATGGATGCGATGGACGCGGTGGACGCGATGGACACTCTGCAAAGGATGCTCGACCAAGATGGCCCCCCCCCAAGCAACGTCTACGTACACttcgaaaatataaaattcgAAGACACATCggaagaggaacaaaaatatggagAAGAAATTATCAGGAAGGTATTCAGAGAGAGCAATAAGATGTGCCTTCTGGAGTACAAGGTAAAAGATGTGTGTGATGTGGAAAagacaaaggaaaaaatcaaaacgaTTATAAAAACGTCCTATTATAACTCCACCAGTTGTGATAActtaatagaaaatatattagtGTGGAGAGAAAAACTAGCCAAAAGAAATGACGAATCTCCGGATAGCATAATTAATATCCACACCATAATttctattattttaaatatgccTACTTCAATTTCAAGCTTAAAGAATAATATCATCCCCATGTCTAATCACATGTCTGAAAATCTGGAGACCCTATTTGAGATTATTATCAAAtcgaatatgaaaaaaaaaacgaatccACAATTTTAtcgaaattttattcaaaatgagAAGTCCAACATTTGTGATTGCACCAGTGAACAGGAATTGAATTCCGTGCAACGCCCCTTCCCTAGGGAGGCACAAAGAGGCGTAGGTGGAGATGATGTGGACGGGACAGACGAAACGAACGGAATCCTCATTGTCCCCCCGAGGATGCACTTTCAGAGCATTTCGGAGGGGGCCCAACGTGAGGTGCATCCTCCCGACGATGAGGAAGACGCTGCTGAGGACGGCGGCGGAGATGGCGTTGGTGATGATGTTGGCGATGGTGTTGTCAACGACGTTGGCAACGACGTTGGCGATGACCCTTGCTGTGCCCCACGTAGCAGATGCGACGGACGCGATAACGAACAGGAGGCGCGCGAAGAGGGAGGAACCCCCACAGTCAGTGCACCTGATCAGACCTTTACCCTGGAGAGAACATTCTTTGGCAACGACGAAAGTGACGAGGAGGCCAGCAAGAAACATAAAACCCTGggcagcaaaaatggaaaatatgaaaactACGCTTTGCTGTCGTCCCTACTTAGCTACGTCAAAGAGAAGAACCAGGAAATGTGTAAAACTTCTGAGCATcctgagaaggaaaaaaatgtgaagacgGAAAAAGAGGGAGCACAAATGCAGAAGCAGAGGACCATTTACAAAAGTGCGAAAAGGCAACTACCCCACGACGTTGCTAACAACAGTtctggccaaaaaaaaattaaacaaacaCAACACCAGTCGTACAACCAGCAGTATAATATAAAGAACAGAAAAGGTCTGTACtccaaaaacattttaagcgaaatgaacaaaaagtgGAATGTCTAA
- a CDS encoding hypothetical protein (putative) — translation MNGEEKNDFCKDAALNHAEVIKEEKHAEAVPENLSCLICYDDIDESNYIEYKTSQFSEWHPSMFCQNCTGILIQTQYHKYINNVQKSECLREQKNLLEMGPPINVKDKNGFPVSDGNEIYSLWYFCDKKIHSAKLDGSLEGEERMKLWNELKNFLIKEDKAEQ, via the coding sequence atgaacggggaagaaaaaaacgatttttGTAAAGACGCGGCACTGAACCATGCAGAGGtgataaaagaagaaaagcacGCAGAAGCGGTACCAGAAAATCTATCGTGTCTAATTTGCTATGATGACATAGACGAAAGTAACTACATCGAATATAAAACAAGCCAATTTAGCGAGTGGCACCCAAGTATGTTCTGTCAAAACTGCACAGGTATATTAATACAAACCCAGTaccataaatatataaataacgtGCAAAAGTCAGAGTGCCtgagggaacaaaaaaacttACTTGAAATGGGACCTCCAATAAATGTAAAGGACAAAAACGGCTTTCCCGTCTCAGATGGAAATGAAATTTATAGCCTTTGGTACttttgtgataaaaaaattcattcgGCAAAATTGGATGGCAGCTTGGAGGGCGAGGAACGAATGAAATTGTGGaatgagttaaaaaattttcttataaaaGAGGACAAAGCAGAGCAG
- a CDS encoding protein kinase (putative), translated as MGTSISKRKNNADKNVKNDSSENKRQKKNEEHDSNLEFIKKYKIINKIGDGNFSKVFCCRGENKKKCAMKLMCCPLKKTSHYNCFKRELFIMKTINNKHPYIVKILDYHEKIWKKYYIVKLILEYCEGGNLFEYIKINGSCTHSEARVIIIKLTKTIQYINSLKIMHRDIKPENILLRTKDNIKSVVLSDFGLAKITPSNQAVVKSRSVCGSDFYLAPEIIKNKEYGIKIDIWSLGVLIFFIITGKVPFTGKNANELYNNILKANIPELLSKEKSLNIQPGLKNLLENILVHDPEKRFSCSDILNHRWIRGTLTSCEFKIFNSASYIRKLRLDKKRSTVQDNEFKENQIKDKSFEKEKDSFANMKKKYTFFLKKITN; from the exons atggggaccTCAAtaagtaaaaggaaaaacaatgCGG acaaaaacgtaaaaaatgactCGTCCGAGAATAAGAGGCAGAAGAAAAACGAGGAGCACGACTCAAATTTGgagtttataaaaaaatacaaaattattaacaaaattggagA CGGTAACTTCTCCAAGGTGTTTTGTTgcagaggggaaaataaaaagaagtgcGCCATGAAG CTAATGTGCTGCCCCTTGAAGAAAACATCCCATTACAACTGCTTCAAAAGGGAGTTATTCATAATGAAAACGATCAATAACAAACATCCCTATATTGTTAAAATACTGGACTATCacgaaaaaatttggaaaa AATACTACATTGTGAAGCTAATCCTCGAGTACTGCGAAGGAGGGAATCTCTTcgagtacataaaaattaacgGCAGTTGCACGCACTCCGAGGCTAGGGTTATCATTatcaaattaacaaaaacgATTCAGTACattaattctttaaaaattatgcacagAGATATAAAGccagaaaatattttacttcgAACCAAGGACAATATAAAGAGCGTTGTGCTGTCCGACTTTGGGCTGGCCAAAATAACTCCGTCAAATCAAGCCGTCGTCAAAAGTCGCTCCGTCTGTGGCAGTGATTTTTATCTTGCGCCGGaaattataaagaataaaGAGTACGGGATAAAG ATCGACATATGGAGCCTGGGcgtcctcatttttttcataataacgGGGAAAGTACCCTTTACGGGGAAAAACGCCAATGAATTATACAACAATATTCTGAAGGCCAACATCCCAGAGCT ACTTTCAAAGGAGAAATCCCTGAATATCCAACCAGGCCTGAAAAATTTACTCGAAAATATCCTCGTGCATGACCCGGAAAAAAGATTTAGC TGCTCGGACATTTTGAACCACCGATGGATACGGGGAACCCTCACGAGTTGtgaattcaaaatttttaactccGCCTCGTACATAAG gAAATTACGactggacaaaaaaaggagcactgTACAGGACAACGAATTTAAAGAAAACCAAATAAAAGACAAGTccttcgaaaaggaaaaggactCGTTTgctaatatgaaaaagaaatacaccttcttcttaaaaaaaataacaaattag
- a CDS encoding hypothetical protein (putative) translates to MKEIPSAAGGGGPSRTGADEDEDNYVELDADIVEKNFINLIKNFKIAQLKLLFYAFRKYKKRASTCAAFYKLQIHNDSNFVYNNKKYSEQSHMNPFVNPSSFIQNGKKIGEGISNYVFKPYYYDNLPSATYDMRRNKCSLQKLKKNCIMKNLATNEDNQYRVSNAECETIFDPFSRENRMNAASTYMNERSHADNTNGTNPKIYKNCYFGLGINKNHNDDFEKRTCFSDLDFDYLSEFSNYDREKFIDMFISETSKR, encoded by the exons ATGAAGGAAATACCATCCGCCGCGGGAGGAGGGGGGCCAAGCAGAACAGGCGCGGACGAGGATGAGGACAACTATGTAGAACTAGACGCAGAtattgtggaaaaaaatttcataaatttaataaaaaattttaaaatcgCACAGTTAAAGTTACTATTCTATGCATTTAGAAA GTATAAAAAGCGTGCCTCTACATGTGCggcattttataaattgcAAATTCATAACGAtagcaattttgtttataacAATAAGAAGTATTCCGAACAGAGCCACATGAACCCATTTGTTAATCCAAGTTCTTTCatacaaaatggtaaaaaaattggggaggGAATTTCCAACTATGTGTTTAAGCCCTACTATTATGACAACTTGCCTAGTGCTACATATGACATGCGTAGGAATAAATgctctttgcaaaaattaaaaaagaattgtatAATGAAGAACTTAGCTACGAATGAGGATAACCAATATCGCGTTAGCAATGCGGAATGCGAAACAATTTTTGATCCTTTTTCGCGTGAAAATCGGATGAATGCAGCCAGTACCTACATGAATGAGCGTAGCCATGCGGATAACACCAACGGGACTAATCcgaaaatttacaaaaactgCTACTTCGGTTTAGggataaataaaaaccaTAATGATGATTTTGAGAAGCGCACCTGCTTCAGCGATTTGGACTTTGACTACCTCTCTGAATTTAGTAACTACGACAGGGAGAAGTTCATCGACATGTTCATATCGGAGACGTCCAAGAGGTGA